The genomic DNA CTTTGGGTCTTCTTTCAGGTCTCGATGGCTTCTGAGTGAAGTTGGAGCCTCTTACAGCGCCCCAGTCCAAATCTGGCTCCTCTCTTCTTGGTTTTCTCTCAGCAGAGGGATGAAAGCCCGAGCCTCTAACGGCATTCCAGTCGAGGTCTggttcttctcttcttggctttctttccTGGAAGCTAGAGCCTCTTGCAGAACTCCAGTCGATATCAAtatcttctcttcttggacctCTGTCAGCGGAAGGATGGAAGCCAGAGCCTCTGGCAACACCCCAGTCCAGGTCAGGCTCCTCCCTTCTAGAGCCCTGGAAGGCAGAGCCTCTGGCGCCGCTCCAATCAATGTCGTCGAAGCCGCCCATTCTGTCACCACCCCTGAAGCCACCTCTTTGAGGAGCAGCAACAGAAACGTAAACCATACGCTCATTGAGCTTAGTGGCGTTGAACTTAAGAGACGCTTCTAAAGCATCACGGTCGCACAGGGTAACAAATGCAAAACCTTTAAGTCTAGTAGGTTCATTGTAGTCTCTGGGCGCGGCGACGTCTTCGACCGCGCCAGGTCTGTTCAAACCATCTTCAAACCAAGCTTTAATACCATCTTCCAAAACATCCCATGGCAAGTTATTGATCACAGCTCTATAAGGAGGATGGTTTGGAATGTCGTACTGTACGCGCTCTGACCTCTCTGGGGCCAAGGCAGGGTCCAAGCGAGAGCCTTTGCCACCTCCGCCAAAGTTCTCCATTGGGGACAGAGCGCTAGGTCTCCCTGATTGGATAGGAATGTTAATCTTCTCTaagtcaacttcttcttcagccCACGATTCACCGAACGACTCATCGTTCAGGAACGAGTTCAGATCCATCTTGACACTCTTTTTTGGTGGcaccattttgaagatttgatTTGATTCCCTTTCCAGTACCTTCACACGCCCGAAACCGTTGTGATTCTTAATTTACTGAGTGTAAGGTCTTACTTAAACTATAGTTTactaaaaattttcactCAATCAGCtacgcgatgagcttctctGGATTTTCGTTAGTCGTTAGAAAAGACATCAACATATAGTGGAAGGAAGCAACGATAAAATATAGAATTGCGCTTTAAGGTtggaagaagctgcgaAACGTAGAAATCACTCAGTGACCTGTAAACAACTTCGTCAGTTGCTGCAGCACAAGACTCTcaagagctcttcgttCCGCGACGATTGTTAGAGCTGCGCTCCAACAGGCTATTTCAGTGTGAACAGACACTCACATCTTGAGACTACATCGGCGGGACTGGTTGCTCAGGATAATagcgcgatgagctgggAACAGACAACAGATTTTGCTCTAAAGCACAAGTACATTATTCTGGTGTTTGTGGAAGCAGCGGTGGGATGGGCAGTGTTCCAATGgattcttttcaagcttcttggaataTCCGTAGGAATAATAGACCCTTTAAGATTACGAGTTCGCTCGCTGCGGTTCCGTGAAATATTGAGAATCAGGTTTGTGTATTACTCTTTATGGAACCATGGAATAGTTGTCCACGGGCTTCAACTTAACTTGCCCTACAAAAGGCAGGTCAAAGAGTCTGCCAAAAGTAATAAGCCTAGCCCTAAAAATTACTTTAGCGTACCGCGCTGGGCACAATGGCTCATCATAAGATTtctcaatcttttcaaagaatacAACTTTGTTTTAGAAAAGATCGAGATTAACGGGGTTTATGTCGAGCTCTTAACTGCAAAGCTAGTGGGTAATCGCGAACATATGAGGGTTTCAATTTATATGAAGGATGTGACAAAAACAGATATCATGAAATGTGACGGGACGCTTTTGGAATTCTCAGGTAGAATTAATTTTCAGCATCCCATTCTTCCTTTGGAAGACATGTCAATTGATATCAAGTTGAGAGACGTGTCAATTTCTTATGATCAACTCACGAAAAGCATCGAGTCAGCTTATCAGCAAAAGGCAGCTGAGCGCAGTGAAGCTCCAGCTAACGAGTCACACAAAGATCATTTTCAGACAAACATGCAACCCGTTACGACTGGCGAGTCAATTGAGTACATCAAGTCGCTATTGCTCAAAGCGAGTGATTTTGTCACAATGTTCGATAGGTTTTATGTTGCGCTTGACACTGTGTGCCTAGCTGACATCCCTTTCACAAGACACCCTGAGCTTCGAAAAACTGCTGATCATCTCAAGTTTAAGGTCGATGCTTCAAACGTGACATTATCGATTAATAGGCTTAAGGTTGGTTCGCCGGGCTTTAAATTACTTTTTTCTCCTGGCGATAGCCCTTTGAGCCTCAAAAGCACTATATCTTCTATCGCTTTCAGCTCATCACGGGTCGAGGATGATAAAGCGCTAAGCTCCAAGCCATACAACTTTTGTGAGATTCCTAGCGTTTCGCTCTATGGAGACACTAATTTACTATCCCTAAGGTCactcgaagaagatggcAACCCCCTCAACACAGTACTGAAACTCGTTGGTCATGTGTCGTCCCCAGTTGTCGATTTCGAGAtttctcaactttcttTCATGAAAGCATTTAAGGATAACTTGAAGGTATTTCAATCGTTGTTATCCGATGATATCACTGTCCCGGTGGTGGAGAGCAGATACGAGCAGACgttgaagaggaagcagGCTGTGGCATCGTATTTTCAGCATATCTTACCCATGATTGAATCAAAGGTTACCATTGAGGACCCAATGATTCTTATAAGCGACGATTGTGAGCTTTTGGTTCAGAAGTGCTCAATTTTATCAATCCaaacaagatcaacaaagtATGCTTTAGGAGGAgagcaaaaaaaagaggagGTTTTCTATAAACTACGGAACTCCGTCGAAATGACTGATTATAACTTTACTTATCAAGATAAAGTTCGAAAATTTGAGCACCAAATCTTGGCCATCGACAGTGTTTCAATGTTGAGTTTTTCTCAACTAATCCCAATTCCACTAGTAGGATGTACTATTAATGTTGATGTATTCAATTTGGATTTGTCCGAGCTATCGACTTTAATGGCATTGAACAAAATATTCAGAAAGACGAACTCTAAAATGTTGTTGGTTGAGGATGAATACTTCGATGATTTGTATTGCAAGTTCTCTGAGATGCTTGAGGCAGCAGCGCAGAAAGGCTCCAAGCTAGATTTTCAGTGCAATGAAACTGATGATTGTCCTACGTCTCTGTTGTTCAAACCTCTACCTTCATTCTTTGATGGGATTCGAGGATGCGTTTGTGGCGTCTCAATTACTGTCGGGGCCCGCTCAGTCTTCATGTCAAAAGATGTCCTCACTGATTTGCGACCTCAAAGCCCCGAGGACTTGGTCAATGGAGAGTTGAGAAAGATGTCTCATAGCGTTGAGAAAGTCAGCTTTTACCTGAGCAGCAGCAATAGTGCAGCGCCTTCCATGAATGATGTCGGAGGCTCTGACGATTCTACACTGGCAGAATCGGCGAAAATGTTTTCCTATGATGAACTTGGGCTTGAAGATAGTAATTCGAGTTTTTCGAGCAGCAAGGATTGTGTATGGCTTTTTCGCTGCGTTTTCCAGGATATGGTCACAACATTATACTCCGAAAAAAGAACGAAACGGCAGGCGCTTTGTGCAAAGACAATATGCAAACTTCCTGAGTTCGAAGCGTCTGTCTATCCTAGCGGACCCTTGGATGAGAAAGGAGAGGTTGGTTCGAATAAAATCCTCACACGTTTTGGTTTCAGTGAATGCGAAATGATGTTTTCTCTGATGACGCtatttttggttttttcaGCAATTCACACCTTTCGACAGACCTTCGCGTCTGATGTTAATAAGCATGGCAGAGACTcgaaggccaaaaagcacCTAGCATTAGATCTTCGCAAGCCAAGCCAAAAATCTCCCCTATCACGCTTAATTAAAACGGACACTTTGGACGTTTTCCAGGTCGATTTTAACGCAAAAGCTCTTAACATGGTAATAATTTTACCTAATGGCGTAAAAACAAGGCTCGAAATGTTCCAAACGAGCCTCGGCTGGGCGAACATATCTGAAATCTCTCTTCAGGGTCactttttgagattttgCGTTGAGTCCCCCCAGATAACCAACACATGGGTAAGGATGGCAACTGTCGTAAACTTTAAAATTGAAGGTGATATATATCACATCTTTGAGCAGATACAAAAGCCTCCAGAAGGCACACCGAAGCCCTCAGTGGTCCTATCAAATGAGATGTGGCATTTCAATATCCCTCATGGATTTGCGATGTGCCGAATAATCGATAACATAACAACAACTGCTAAGAGTATAAAACAAATGGTTcactctttgaaaacatcagaAAGGGACTCTGTGATTCACCCGCACGTTTCAAATCCGGTTCTTTTCCCAGTAATTACGCTTAAATCTTACCGGTGGATTTTTAGTGTTGAGGATGACGCTTTTGAGTCCCAACTGGGAATGATTTTCCAGGTTGGCCTTGAGGAGCAACGTTCTCGTATTGAAAAGTACAATCtgtttgaaagaagcatcGCTAAGGAACTGTCAACAAGACAAAAAGGGCTTGAAAGACGTGAAACAACTTTAGTcaacttgaaagaaaaaagtgATCAAGATCACGCTCCAGAAGACAAAGCTCCTTCTAGAAACAACAGCGAATCCATGTTACCACGCCAGGGCGTCGAATGGGCGACGCAGGAATCAGATCGTTATAAAGAGTACCACCAGTTCCTCGAAAATGCAGAAACAAGAGCAAAGGAATTTTATGctctacaaaaacaaatatcaTTGTCATGGATTAGAAGGATACAATCGTTCAAAATGAAGGAACGGATTGACTTCagcaagaactttgaatATTTATGGGGTAAGATTAACCCCAATTGCTTCCCTCCGGGTGCCAATAAAAAGATAGTTGCATTTTTATCTTCGCCGCCTTTAATGAATATGATCATTGAACGAATCAATGTTACAATATCGCAGCCCTCATTTGGCATTGAAAAGGTGCCTGATTTTATCAATGATGTTGGAAAGGGTGTTCCGAGAGAGACAAAGTACTCAATCATGGTTCCTATGCACCTTAATGCTGAATTTGGGGAAATTAGAAGCCATTTGAAAGATTACCCGCTTCCTTTCGTTCATATACCGGACTTTACCGACTCGCAGTCTGATGCCGATTTTGTCCCAATCCACATTCATGGTGATATCATAATTTCAGAAGATAAACTTTGGTCTGAAAAGGAATTGCGGACTCTCTTTGTTCCCCTAGTGCCATCCGCGACACTCGAAAACGATGACGAACTATACTCCATCCTTGTTCCAAGAACTTTAACGGCTATTAAGACATATACAAGCTTAGAATTTGAGCTCAATTCCgaagaaacaacaatggTAACTTGGAATGGGTCATATTCACCTGCCATACAGCAAGTCATGCAATGCTTTgagaacttttcaaaaccacCCATCGATCCTTCGCCTAAATTAGGATTTTGGGATAAAATTCGTGAAACTTTCCACGCAAGGGTTGCAGTTAAATGGAATCGCGGCGGGCAGTTGAACGTTGCTTTAAAAGGTGGCAAAAGTCCTTACATGATGGGAGGTGAGTCTGCTGGATTCATTGTCGGGCTCAAAGGAAAAGTCGCAGTTGGTTGCAACAAGAGCGATGACTCGAAAAAATTTGTCTCTTTGGCTTCAGATGagatcttcttttcaattcCAAACTACTTTGCAAAGCCATTATTCTCATGGTCCAGCAGTAGTaagaacttctttttctttccaagCTACGATAACACAAATCTTCAACAACACGCTTTTTTTTACCATCTTATCGATCTTCCAGACGCGAACAGTTTATCTCAAGATATGAAAGTAATGCGCGAttcattctttgaaaaaacagcTATAAGGCTAACTGGCGGAATTACTCTTAATGTGGGCATTGTATTTGAGAGAATGAAAAACGGACGTGATTGTAGAACGCTGGAATCCAAACCCCATTGGGAAA from Lachancea thermotolerans CBS 6340 chromosome F complete sequence includes the following:
- the TIF3 gene encoding Tif3p (similar to uniprot|P34167 Saccharomyces cerevisiae YPR163C TIF3 Suppressor of translation mutants Translation initiation factor eIF-4B) — its product is MVPPKKSVKMDLNSFLNDESFGESWAEEEVDLEKINIPIQSGRPSALSPMENFGGGGKGSRLDPALAPERSERVQYDIPNHPPYRAVINNLPWDVLEDGIKAWFEDGLNRPGAVEDVAAPRDYNEPTRLKGFAFVTLCDRDALEASLKFNATKLNERMVYVSVAAPQRGGFRGGDRMGGFDDIDWSGARGSAFQGSRREEPDLDWGVARGSGFHPSADRGPRREDIDIDWSSARGSSFQERKPRREEPDLDWNAVRGSGFHPSAERKPRREEPDLDWGAVRGSNFTQKPSRPERRPKDEPELDWGGARGSRFGQRSNSRKTTQQKTAKSSAAAEDTPKIQKSAFDVLSTEDDDEQTAESESVPKTKQDDVATLEESTSKLTVKDDDEEWETVGKK
- the FMP27 gene encoding Fmp27p (similar to uniprot|Q06179 Saccharomyces cerevisiae YLR454W FMP27 The authentic non-tagged protein was localized to the mitochondria) produces the protein MSWEQTTDFALKHKYIILVFVEAAVGWAVFQWILFKLLGISVGIIDPLRLRVRSLRFREILRIRFVYYSLWNHGIVVHGLQLNLPYKRQVKESAKSNKPSPKNYFSVPRWAQWLIIRFLNLFKEYNFVLEKIEINGVYVELLTAKLVGNREHMRVSIYMKDVTKTDIMKCDGTLLEFSGRINFQHPILPLEDMSIDIKLRDVSISYDQLTKSIESAYQQKAAERSEAPANESHKDHFQTNMQPVTTGESIEYIKSLLLKASDFVTMFDRFYVALDTVCLADIPFTRHPELRKTADHLKFKVDASNVTLSINRLKVGSPGFKLLFSPGDSPLSLKSTISSIAFSSSRVEDDKALSSKPYNFCEIPSVSLYGDTNLLSLRSLEEDGNPLNTVLKLVGHVSSPVVDFEISQLSFMKAFKDNLKVFQSLLSDDITVPVVESRYEQTLKRKQAVASYFQHILPMIESKVTIEDPMILISDDCELLVQKCSILSIQTRSTKYALGGEQKKEEVFYKLRNSVEMTDYNFTYQDKVRKFEHQILAIDSVSMLSFSQLIPIPLVGCTINVDVFNLDLSELSTLMALNKIFRKTNSKMLLVEDEYFDDLYCKFSEMLEAAAQKGSKLDFQCNETDDCPTSLLFKPLPSFFDGIRGCVCGVSITVGARSVFMSKDVLTDLRPQSPEDLVNGELRKMSHSVEKVSFYLSSSNSAAPSMNDVGGSDDSTLAESAKMFSYDELGLEDSNSSFSSSKDCVWLFRCVFQDMVTTLYSEKRTKRQALCAKTICKLPEFEASVYPSGPLDEKGEVGSNKILTRFGFSECEMMFSLMTLFLVFSAIHTFRQTFASDVNKHGRDSKAKKHLALDLRKPSQKSPLSRLIKTDTLDVFQVDFNAKALNMVIILPNGVKTRLEMFQTSLGWANISEISLQGHFLRFCVESPQITNTWVRMATVVNFKIEGDIYHIFEQIQKPPEGTPKPSVVLSNEMWHFNIPHGFAMCRIIDNITTTAKSIKQMVHSLKTSERDSVIHPHVSNPVLFPVITLKSYRWIFSVEDDAFESQLGMIFQVGLEEQRSRIEKYNLFERSIAKELSTRQKGLERRETTLVNLKEKSDQDHAPEDKAPSRNNSESMLPRQGVEWATQESDRYKEYHQFLENAETRAKEFYALQKQISLSWIRRIQSFKMKERIDFSKNFEYLWGKINPNCFPPGANKKIVAFLSSPPLMNMIIERINVTISQPSFGIEKVPDFINDVGKGVPRETKYSIMVPMHLNAEFGEIRSHLKDYPLPFVHIPDFTDSQSDADFVPIHIHGDIIISEDKLWSEKELRTLFVPLVPSATLENDDELYSILVPRTLTAIKTYTSLEFELNSEETTMVTWNGSYSPAIQQVMQCFENFSKPPIDPSPKLGFWDKIRETFHARVAVKWNRGGQLNVALKGGKSPYMMGGESAGFIVGLKGKVAVGCNKSDDSKKFVSLASDEIFFSIPNYFAKPLFSWSSSSKNFFFFPSYDNTNLQQHAFFYHLIDLPDANSLSQDMKVMRDSFFEKTAIRLTGGITLNVGIVFERMKNGRDCRTLESKPHWETRLCNPVFVKELSKHDSFGGFRSDFIHLSFTLLSSNENAYNVLQLTPGGFKTFFGWWKSFSGILPVRRGPLFGMDSMSPKFGLHLYTISYHADVAPLFISHIHNVFDLNSDARKKDGQSTDFVGLKAKTEHFVMDLHQRREVMHEYKPVLETTKKNSKLAFNGGDVSTFEIDVRTVRAQFKESSSVDRESSLFEISDDDMTWFDVADFKEVHCDSLEDRIPSVSIDSLVYSPKFVYRKHASYGDKYQVDFETCEKIEPFQNSNYHDCSLHDNVRSPVYLIDNRLKALEAKRKEVENQINEISTESGKNKRDLSLKLGKIKEAISQVSKLLTDFEEFEDYDVTEQGDVSASNTSNEKDNDYAECEWLTKKSFSKTFEHRFFIFCMFLKWNETVRDTVYSYVHLIDLNREFAYITNHKAVQKLEDFLRDNADENIKKLSTNETSKHEKTPSLMNESVRSLDANEDILSVFEEGLRTLNAGFDYITHDNHVVQFIAPQIQLTTTRKSEVCTMITAPSIKLKTIGFDTNTTENENNSDVFMNRYSVALLKANVFVFHKDNFENYHDVFFSSEGYDQLKGDNWQPWLGVELCFDSKALVNDALIRDLSGIFRFDRVFSFANISSSGDTKLENRMICQLPRTIISSNSRQYLALYDVVTHLLIYVEPKSAHLRKEVEKLMLSYDSTNIAHLKKVAMDLQQKVVALNLIEKELTFRRPILEADGIDDLKTIRKNKNESLIGLYILMKVLNTGSQEQAANDQRMLWDLEAKEIILHMLHEDGGPFLDVALAKSFFQRIQSSYGYNSNRVVIGIAQIFNLDRDVLFHSLMSPSEGRKGELDHGLSKKPMIELEWEIERPVGGMKVIKNAISAFQGLDINVEQETLSKIVKWVFPSEIEQYIDGPQKQASAKESDDDVTSSMSGQQSLTIGEINDDPQSSQPDPQDVNEMFKRSSDYMVIDRMVVNSFVLTISYRGHGAKRLINVTHFGFLFPHLTIINQTMRMVDLVMVLKQVILKSLLKHAGKFLGNKLKKHNVRVDSPGPQLQQLSSYRTFTNVDDLKVKGPQKKTVSEHQSSTQSPSENQSNDQGYAVPEKNAHEGYVHQEKAIEKPPAKGQDASEEPQSFSNIEEEASKHDQKSLKIGQVSGLSVHENKKHHARTQEIEQNQQEQTAIKDRASSGKELDWLQNHNTSQNKKRSSTVQGEKHNREKEQVPIEKSHSLD